Proteins encoded in a region of the Benincasa hispida cultivar B227 chromosome 2, ASM972705v1, whole genome shotgun sequence genome:
- the LOC120070692 gene encoding 40S ribosomal protein S24-1-like, producing MADKAVTIRTRKFMTNRLLSRKQFIIDVLHPGRPNVSKAELKEKLARIYDVKDANAIFVFKFRTHFGGGKSTGFGLIYDSVENAKKYEPKYRLIRNGLDTKVEKSRKQMKERKNRAKKIRGVKKTKASDAAKAGKKK from the exons ATGGCTGACAAGGCGGTCACCATACGTACCAGAAAGTTCATGACCAACCGGCTTCTCTCCAGGAAGCAATTT ATCATTGATGTTCTTCACCCAGGAAGACCAAACGTCTCTAAG GCAGAGCTGAAGGAAAAGTTGGCAAGAATATATGATGTGAAGGATGCAAATGCAATTTTTGTCTTTAAGTTCCGAACTCACTTTGGAGGTGGTAAATCAACTGGATTCGGTTTGATTTATGATTCTGttgaaaatgcaaaaaaataTGAGCCCAAGTACCGGCTCATCAGG AATGGACTTGACACTAAAGTAGAAAAATCAAGGAAGCAAATGAAGGAGAGGAAGAACAGAGCCAAGAAGATTCGTGGAGTAAAGAAA ACAAAGGCCTCGGACGCTGCCAAGGCTGGAAAGAAGAAATGA